A single Paenibacillus kribbensis DNA region contains:
- a CDS encoding RDD family protein — protein MLYAGFWKRVLAHIIDSLILGFVFMIMGLIWGVIQLFGNWMPSPAETSILTDGPSAIFTMRLLGQTLLNLGASWLYYAIMESSKCRATVGKLALGIIVVDEFNQKLSFGRASARYWSKLISSIILMIGFIMTAFTAKKQALHDLIAHTYVVDKRELNYILQKQSGRGAGM, from the coding sequence ATGCTATACGCAGGTTTTTGGAAACGGGTTTTGGCCCATATTATCGACAGTCTTATTTTAGGGTTCGTATTTATGATTATGGGTTTGATCTGGGGTGTAATTCAGCTTTTTGGGAACTGGATGCCGTCCCCGGCAGAAACCTCAATATTGACAGACGGACCGTCTGCTATTTTTACGATGCGATTGCTAGGACAGACCCTGCTGAATTTGGGGGCTTCATGGCTGTATTACGCCATCATGGAATCGTCCAAATGCAGAGCTACGGTGGGTAAGCTGGCCCTTGGAATCATCGTGGTAGACGAGTTTAACCAAAAGCTCAGCTTTGGCCGCGCCAGCGCCCGTTACTGGAGTAAGTTAATTTCCTCCATCATTTTGATGATCGGCTTTATCATGACGGCTTTCACGGCCAAAAAACAGGCTCTTCACGATCTGATCGCCCATACCTATGTTGTGGACAAACGCGAGCTGAATTATATCCTTCAGAAGCAGTCTGGGCGGGGGGCCGGGATGTAA
- a CDS encoding RDD family protein, protein MYAGFWKRFFAYLLDYVVLYVGTMIIVLLTTLLGILTSLIPVWGSTLYPSVYTFHVAQLFYGLGTISRVFVLFSIGWLYYAIMESSKFRGTLGKLALGIIVVDEYNEKITFGRASARYWSRIITFFTIFVGYIMAAFTAKKQTLHDKIARTYVVNKNWLDYSEYIKQNPPLAEVLVPAPAPGVNRLSIPLNKEE, encoded by the coding sequence ATGTACGCAGGTTTTTGGAAAAGGTTTTTCGCCTATTTGCTAGATTATGTTGTTTTGTATGTAGGTACGATGATCATTGTATTGCTTACCACTTTGCTAGGGATATTAACTTCTCTCATCCCTGTATGGGGAAGCACGCTGTATCCTTCGGTATATACTTTCCATGTGGCACAGTTATTTTATGGATTGGGAACTATTTCACGAGTATTTGTTTTGTTTTCGATAGGCTGGCTGTACTACGCTATCATGGAATCGTCTAAATTTAGAGGAACCTTAGGTAAGCTCGCTTTGGGGATTATTGTCGTAGATGAATACAATGAAAAAATAACTTTCGGACGCGCGAGTGCCCGCTACTGGAGTAGAATCATTACATTTTTCACTATATTTGTCGGTTATATCATGGCAGCTTTCACAGCAAAAAAGCAGACACTGCATGACAAAATCGCTCGTACCTATGTGGTGAACAAAAATTGGCTGGACTACTCGGAGTATATTAAGCAAAATCCACCGCTGGCAGAGGTGCTTGTCCCGGCTCCTGCGCCTGGCGTGAATCGGTTGTCTATACCTCTAAATAAAGAAGAGTAG
- a CDS encoding DNA and RNA helicase, translating to MLTHIVPKFEKGRILKTEMLENLRDYPRSFLDIRYQDYSDGIITGMNVTIGEHTLTVGRGIVKHKGRLYLLEQEEEVPYTATGRLSVLKMLFLEQTDRPDFIAHHADIVLEDEAEIGLDEIELGRFKLKDGAVLRSDYQDFADMATEFNTWSDIHAPFSGLKQSTLRPETMRYFASELLKSGTTDPMDCMFSLMCLNLEAVDRESIQHYIANRSGTEYREYSHAQLHRQLVLILEGVGRGKRTAGRWQGGGAGRMIVD from the coding sequence ATGTTAACCCATATCGTGCCGAAGTTTGAGAAAGGCCGTATTCTCAAAACCGAGATGCTGGAGAACCTGCGGGACTACCCCCGCAGCTTTCTCGATATCCGGTATCAGGATTATTCAGATGGCATCATTACCGGGATGAACGTGACCATCGGGGAACACACGCTGACCGTAGGCAGAGGCATTGTGAAGCATAAGGGTAGACTGTACCTGCTAGAGCAGGAGGAGGAAGTACCGTATACAGCCACCGGGCGGCTGTCGGTGTTGAAGATGCTCTTTTTGGAACAAACAGATCGCCCGGATTTCATCGCTCATCATGCAGATATCGTGCTGGAGGATGAGGCAGAGATCGGTCTGGATGAGATAGAGTTGGGCAGATTCAAGCTCAAGGATGGAGCCGTGCTTCGCTCTGACTATCAGGATTTTGCCGACATGGCAACCGAATTCAATACATGGAGTGATATCCATGCTCCCTTTTCGGGCTTGAAGCAGAGTACATTGCGCCCGGAGACGATGCGGTACTTCGCATCCGAACTGCTAAAAAGTGGTACAACCGATCCGATGGATTGCATGTTTTCGCTCATGTGCCTGAACCTGGAAGCTGTGGATAGGGAGTCCATTCAGCATTACATCGCCAACAGAAGCGGTACGGAGTACAGGGAATATTCACATGCCCAGCTGCATAGACAGCTGGTGCTGATCCTGGAGGGAGTCGGGCGGGGTAAGCGCACAGCAGGCCGCTGGCAAGGCGGCGGAGCCGGGCGGATGATTGTGGATTAG
- a CDS encoding phage baseplate assembly protein V: MSNPIYTTADVQVAPYQFQRVLSIHLIKQLNEHVSFCIRGIVSEDKLDQYVEKADEDERIEILLKSEGKKIRFFQGIVTNIAVKAVNGVRELTIEASSETLMMDIRPKRRSFQKTGESYNNLFSHVTSTYADAEVIDEASHGAAIGELLVQYNETDWAFVKRIASRLHAALIPITMQHGLKYVIGVPYSSAPQPLNEHNYSIKKDLKEHKLMSRNGLPEYGESNSLSYEVTSNKVLELGSSVVFLKRTLYIARAETTTEGNLIVNRYILRDAHGLKCPTVYAYDLSGASLFGKVTDISKEKVKIKLEIDQGSTSSGAMWFPYSTVYSSPDGSGWYVMPEVGDQIRLYFPDEREQHAFAASSVDLASSDPVKRSDPAVKSISTKYGKQVVFKPGAVEIINSGQMLMRLTDEGGIEINSNKKITLSAQEDIQITGGAKIIMEGKEGLSFIQSGAKLDIIDDVRLTGGKVNIE, encoded by the coding sequence ATGAGTAACCCCATTTATACCACGGCTGATGTTCAGGTGGCCCCTTATCAGTTTCAGCGTGTATTAAGTATTCATCTCATTAAACAGTTAAACGAGCATGTGAGCTTCTGCATTCGTGGTATTGTTTCGGAGGACAAGCTGGATCAGTACGTTGAAAAAGCGGATGAAGATGAGCGCATCGAAATCCTTTTAAAAAGCGAAGGGAAGAAGATTCGGTTTTTTCAGGGAATCGTCACGAATATTGCTGTAAAAGCTGTAAACGGAGTACGCGAGCTTACGATTGAGGCCAGCAGTGAAACTTTAATGATGGATATTCGCCCCAAACGCCGTTCATTCCAAAAAACAGGAGAATCCTATAACAATCTATTTTCGCATGTTACAAGCACATATGCTGATGCAGAAGTGATTGATGAGGCTTCTCATGGCGCAGCTATCGGTGAATTATTAGTGCAATACAATGAAACGGATTGGGCCTTTGTCAAAAGAATTGCTTCTAGGCTGCATGCTGCTTTAATTCCAATTACGATGCAACATGGATTGAAATATGTGATTGGTGTTCCCTATTCTAGTGCCCCTCAACCGCTGAACGAACATAACTATTCCATAAAAAAAGACTTGAAGGAGCACAAGCTCATGTCCCGTAACGGACTGCCGGAATATGGAGAGTCTAACAGCTTGAGCTATGAAGTAACCAGCAACAAAGTTTTGGAGCTTGGAAGTTCCGTTGTTTTTCTTAAAAGAACTCTTTATATAGCTAGGGCGGAGACGACCACCGAAGGAAATCTGATCGTGAATCGTTACATTTTACGGGATGCACATGGGTTAAAATGCCCAACCGTCTATGCCTATGATCTGTCAGGAGCCTCTTTGTTTGGCAAGGTTACGGATATTTCCAAAGAAAAAGTGAAAATCAAGCTGGAAATTGATCAAGGTTCAACCTCATCTGGAGCCATGTGGTTTCCCTACTCTACTGTCTATTCTTCACCTGATGGAAGTGGTTGGTATGTCATGCCAGAAGTAGGGGATCAAATTCGTCTGTACTTCCCTGATGAACGGGAGCAGCATGCTTTTGCCGCCAGTTCTGTCGATCTTGCCTCCTCTGATCCCGTTAAAAGAAGTGATCCTGCGGTCAAAAGTATCAGTACCAAATACGGCAAACAAGTTGTTTTCAAGCCTGGTGCAGTAGAAATTATTAACAGTGGGCAAATGCTCATGCGTCTCACGGATGAAGGTGGGATCGAAATTAACAGTAACAAAAAAATAACCCTGTCTGCTCAGGAAGATATCCAAATTACAGGGGGAGCAAAAATTATTATGGAGGGAAAAGAAGGCTTAAGTTTTATTCAATCCGGAGCCAAACTCGACATCATAGACGATGTGAGACTAACCGGGGGTAAGGTGAACATTGAATGA
- a CDS encoding DUF4280 domain-containing protein, translated as MSDNEYYVVRGACMRCTYGTHPRKINLPNSHGAFVNGKPMMNEGDYSPENVPHFGICNSPEQPSTETIYLIAEDGSTISGKPCLPMLTDKWINTKEQTKVEGQPALTTSSFQTCLYHGFIEFHTNGQQEE; from the coding sequence ATGTCAGACAATGAGTATTATGTCGTACGGGGGGCCTGTATGCGTTGCACTTACGGGACTCATCCTCGAAAGATCAATTTGCCGAACAGCCACGGGGCTTTTGTTAATGGTAAACCTATGATGAATGAAGGAGACTATTCTCCCGAGAATGTCCCTCATTTTGGAATTTGCAACAGCCCGGAACAGCCGAGTACCGAAACTATATATTTGATCGCAGAAGATGGTTCCACGATCTCAGGAAAGCCATGCCTGCCGATGCTGACGGATAAGTGGATAAACACAAAAGAACAGACCAAAGTGGAAGGCCAGCCAGCCTTGACGACCTCTTCATTTCAGACTTGTTTATATCATGGATTTATCGAATTTCATACGAATGGCCAGCAGGAGGAGTAG
- a CDS encoding SUKH-3 domain-containing protein, translated as MRNLSDETREILLQAGWNPNNKVDLTETVKFLEAMGYQVFNPVIEALSLFGGVEYKFKHPDGSLETFHFSPEEAVGDYYEKEDFEEFEARVKEPLVVVGEAYRGNLIMFISKSGKVFGKNGYSLFKFGDNILEALDTLCLFRKPEEIE; from the coding sequence ATGCGGAACTTATCAGATGAAACGAGAGAAATACTGCTACAAGCAGGATGGAATCCAAATAATAAGGTTGATTTAACCGAGACAGTAAAATTTTTAGAGGCAATGGGGTATCAAGTATTCAATCCAGTTATTGAAGCATTAAGTCTATTTGGTGGAGTTGAATATAAATTTAAGCATCCGGATGGAAGTTTGGAAACCTTTCATTTTAGTCCTGAAGAAGCTGTTGGGGATTACTATGAAAAAGAAGACTTTGAGGAATTTGAAGCGCGAGTGAAAGAACCGCTTGTTGTAGTTGGAGAGGCATACCGTGGAAACTTAATAATGTTTATCTCGAAATCAGGGAAGGTTTTTGGAAAAAACGGGTATTCATTATTTAAGTTCGGAGATAACATTTTGGAGGCACTAGACACTCTTTGCTTATTTAGAAAACCGGAAGAAATAGAATGA
- a CDS encoding SUKH-3 domain-containing protein, which produces MTFSQRTIDILKDAGWYPERKVEISSTISFLEKKGFEVFDLAKEAFEHFGGLEYSVPSDESDDFQIGPEFLREGIERKHYSRYETIIGEKLVVIGLAYDDNATMFMSKTGKVYGIMDEYYIWKFGNNIYEAINNLCESKELKVISEE; this is translated from the coding sequence ATGACTTTTTCACAAAGAACTATTGATATTTTAAAGGATGCTGGTTGGTATCCTGAAAGAAAAGTAGAGATCAGCTCAACAATAAGCTTTTTAGAAAAAAAAGGTTTTGAAGTATTTGATCTTGCTAAAGAGGCATTTGAGCATTTCGGAGGACTAGAGTATTCAGTGCCTAGTGACGAATCAGATGATTTTCAGATAGGCCCTGAATTTTTAAGGGAAGGGATCGAACGGAAGCACTATAGCAGGTATGAAACAATAATTGGAGAAAAGCTAGTTGTAATCGGATTGGCATATGACGATAATGCAACTATGTTTATGTCTAAGACAGGGAAAGTATACGGCATCATGGACGAGTATTATATTTGGAAATTTGGCAATAATATATATGAAGCTATAAATAATTTATGTGAGAGTAAAGAGTTAAAGGTAATTAGTGAGGAATGA
- a CDS encoding RNA 2'-phosphotransferase — protein MGRQYVHLSVDIDTANLVGKRKDSNPVLLKIKTEKASNEGVKFYQGNNAVWLANYISSNFISVD, from the coding sequence ATGGGGAGACAGTATGTTCATTTGTCAGTTGATATTGATACTGCGAATTTAGTTGGAAAACGTAAAGACTCAAACCCTGTATTGCTAAAGATAAAGACTGAGAAGGCTTCGAATGAAGGGGTAAAGTTTTACCAAGGAAATAATGCAGTATGGTTGGCGAATTATATTTCATCTAATTTCATTTCTGTAGATTAA